One genomic region from Corvus moneduloides isolate bCorMon1 unplaced genomic scaffold, bCorMon1.pri scaffold_98_arrow_ctg1, whole genome shotgun sequence encodes:
- the LOC116439086 gene encoding IgGFc-binding protein-like isoform X3 gives MLRGGSVTRNVTLGPDLTVPLSLPADLELTGSRTSHKTLVVQASADISVVAVSTKSYTVGATALLPVESLGTRYYVVTPVGNYTYGLTEFVVAAGAATTAVSITTTATFHYAGATYVPGAVLCLFLQPYHSLQLQSSQDFTGTAVVADSPVAVLSGHTCVKVSAGFDFVVEQLLPITAWGRNYVVPPNPLQTDIDFVYVVTDEDNTITYNTGSRNATVVMAAGEVQRFVVNPNSHLYISAVVAVQVVFFFSGSSWQDPFLLVVPPVTAHCTAFRFSSVPGQYNHAILVAPTTAAANTTLNHRPDNTVAWQAIPGTDFSWAIITMHATTQSVENLQVPIGLLVFGFRSQTGYGFPGLCATTPTPLSCEDLVCEERCEMVDGQPECIQETFSTCWLAGGPHYRSFDGKAFDFMGTCAYTLTTICSPDPTLPAFSVEVKKEEKENSKVSSIGSITIHVDNITVTAVRSENGMVRVNNHRSRLPISLSHGKLRIHQKGKSMLIQSSFNLKVLYNWDDHVVVKLPAALSGKVCGMCGNNNGDPQDDALTPDGKQVWDIVELGRSWKVTSESGHCQDTCVGDCGRCRWQQVLVYKAETWCGMLSQHSGPFRSCHGTVSPNIYVKNCIYDLCANEGRLDALCHALQIYADDCQEEGISVSDWRTAAGCPLTCPPNSTYSTCGLACPPTCNVPAVSSSCATATTCTDTCVCHEGLVLEANTCVPPSESGCIFQGLFHGLGEEFWGDLTCTQRCVCDTEQRQAVCRDSGCGTEEECRVEKGIQDCYPKIFGVCTAVGATHYETFDGKRFIFQGTCVYLLVGLCEDTQNLVGFQVLVQNGHQSDNLMSSIAVVTVKVYNKTISISREHPGKIMIDEQLVNLPYHYSERKIVIYRDGQDAVVETNFGLVVTYDWYSHVTAMVPSGFANALCGLCGNYNGAASDDMMMRNNQVTSDPDAFGSSWKVTDVPGCGERSTVECSSTVALSRLQQEVSGMGCEIILEADGPFGACHGHVDAHQYFQSCMHDSCLFPDQEEGMCPIIARYATACQAAGVSIGRWRTDNFCYIPCPSNSSYELCSHTCQHTCGTDSTTCPRRCREGCVCQDGFMLSGDECVPMSHCGCSHHGVYYKEGETFYPTEQEMCQCLSGGTVECQNTSCPNGGPGKVIDGVFQCPSQVSSTCVATGDCTYITFDGMVFNITGTCSYVLTQTCTGDNLTSFIVTIQKEARQKGKVSRIQALSVEVYGVILTLKQGKGADVMVDSISHHLPTILREGQVQVYPHGTGVLLRTDFGLVVHYDLVQHVMITVPQIYMGHLRGLCGNYNGQRSDDFQLSSGQLAPDATAFGSAWKTMDTPCNDTCPKDECPTCTEEKVAILQKPNYCGLLMAPEGPFGSCHRIIDPIPYSQSCIHDLCMTGGDMHVLCQSIQSYVTACQDAGVTVGGWRTPSFCPLTCPANSTYSLCTNTCANTCAGNATTCPQTCAEGCQCHQGSVFDGQGCVPEEHCGCFRDGEYYKPHEMLFWDRCQRRCTCVPGQGLTCHDHACTEDESCEIREGILGCINKNPCKSLRCRPKERCRPRGAQSQCIPALVATCWAWGDPHFRTFDGLDFDFQGTCTYTMAESHGNDPGLVPFRVEAKNDIRGGIQSVSYVSLVNVDVYGQRISFRRNEDGKVRVNGEVTLLPVLLADGKLRVRPSGLRVALETDFGLRVSYDWNWHLLIDLPSSYFRHVRGLCGNFNLKPLDDIPEAGDNITAIVTWAKSWKSADSEADDPICWDYCDGTCPVCDEEKKELYGGNHYCGILKKSFQGPFRACHNIVKPHDFYRNCLSDLCLSNGARSILCQVLETYAATCQKHGAMVHDWRTPSGCPLPCPENSHYESCGNACPATCSNRDSPATCDQPCVETCACNTGHVLSGGQCVPVSRCGCTRDGRYYRPGEEFWGDDTCRSRCRCDTELGMVVCEDSGCKPGEVCTVVKGVRQCTANSRSICVATGDPHYTTFDGRRFDFMGTCVYLLAGLCSTDPTLIPFAVTVENNHRGSHLVSFTKVVTVEVYNMSLSLSQEHPQKVKVNGVLLDLPFTHNHQIQVSLRGVHGFITTDAGVTVTFDWYSYARVIIPNTYAGAVCGLCGNANGDPHDDFVTRDGHHADNETHLGDSWKVSDVPGCSPGCSKGCQVCSDAQKRAYRGDKHCGLLGKKRGPFAACHDVIDPAPYLDDCLFDACLYEGHQDTVCQAIGAYVAACQSQGAAVRPWRTAAFCSPVCPPNQHYELCGSPCPPTCQGEAGPQDCSDASTCSEGCFCDPGFFRSGDHCVPLPQCGCVLEGRYYPQGVQFYPEPPCTQRCVCSENGGLECHPAPGCSRDEECTVRDGVLGCHPRTCRQCQVLGAGAYSTFDGHLGSFGGSCTLPLLELERGEPEEELEPITVALEQEDVEVQRVTVMAHGVTVVMHRGQQWEVMVDGERHLLPLWLRGGAVGVAQVGSHRLLQVQGGPKILYDGKAYVVLTLPPPSRRPRGLCGNFNGDPNDDGPDGGALGRPPPNCTHLVPAPSCSPAQARRCAVLADPEGPFAGCHGVVPPRTYLVTCEHQVCRVGGDPCPGFQGYAAACQAAGGALREWREATGCPLTCPPKSRYQLCARTCEHTCAGVSAPPPCSERCFEGCQCAEGLLFDGARCVLPGTCGCLHQGRYFQIAETVLTPDCSQSCTCRGPGGLQCRPFTCPFGHTCGLRDGTRACIARPGRCALSPATRFVTFDGVTGATLATGIYVVASVCDPQDPAWFRLLGDVRDIGDQPAVVALHLFTPHSFITVRRDRKVWLNGVPTPLPAELPGPLTITETRTTLRISRIPGFLVELGAAGVTVEVPREARATLCGLCGDYDGATSNDLRGPDGKVTSDAQALAKAWRAPDFTQ, from the exons ATGCTCCGCGGTGGCTCCGTCACCCGCAACGTCACCCTGGGGCCGGACCTCACTgtgcccctgtccctccctgctgaCCTGGAACTCACTGGAAGCCGCACTTCCCATAAAACCTTGGTGGTCCAGGCCAGCGCTGATATCTCCGTGGTGGCCGTCAGCACCAAGAGCTACACCGTGGGTGCCACCGCCCTCCTGCCCGTGGAGAGCCTGGGCACCAGGTACTACGTGGTGACACCCGTTGGGAACTACACTTACGGCCTGACTGAGTTCGTGGTGGCCGCTGGCGCCGCCACCACCGCTGTCAGCATAACCACCACCGCCACTTTCCACTATGCTGGGGCCACCTACGTCCCCGGCGCTGTGCTCTGCCTGTTCCTGCAGCCCTACCACAGCttgcagctccagagcagccaggacTTCACTGGCACAGCCGTGGTGGCCGACAGCCCTGTGGCTGTCCTCAGTGGCCACACCTGTGTCAAGGTGTCTGCTGGCTTTGACTTTGTGGtggagcagctcctcccgaTAACAGCGTGGGGGAGGAACTACGTGGTGCCACCCAACCCACTGCAGACAGACATTGACTTTGTGTACGTGGTGACGGATGAGGACAACACCATCACCTACAACACCGGGAGCAGGAATGCCACTGTGGTCATGGCGGCAGGGGAGGTGCAGAGGTTCGTGGTGAACCCTAACTCACACCTGTACATCAGTGCGGTGGTGGCAGTACAGGTagtgtttttcttcagtggGTCGTCTTGGCAAGATCCCTTCCTCCTTGTTGTCCCACCTGTCACCGCCCACTGCACTGCATTCCGCTTCAGCAGCGTGCCCGGCCAGTATAACCATGCCATCCTTGTTGCacccaccactgctgctgccaacaCCACCCTCAACCATCGGCCCGACAACACCGTGGCATGGCAGGCCATTCCTGGCACAGATTTCTCCTGGGCCATCATCACCATGCACGCAACAACACAGAGTGTTGAGAACTTGCAGGTGCCCATCGGGCTTCTGGTGTTTGGGTTCCGGAGTCAAACTGGATATGGCTTCCCTGGGCTCTGTGCCACCA CCCCCACACCTCTCTCCTGTGAGGATTTGGTATGTGAGGAGAGGTGTGAGATGGTGGATGGACAACCAGAGTGCATCCAGGAGACCTTCTCTACCTGTTGGCTTGCTGGTGGGCCACACTACCGCAGTTTTGATGGAAAAGCCTTTGATTTCATGGGAACATGTGCCTACACCTTGACCACCATCTGCAGTCCCGATCCCAcccttcctgccttctctgTTGAGgtcaaaaaggaggaaaaggagaactCCAAAGTTTCTTCCATTGGCTCCATCACCATTCATGTTGACAATATCACTGTCACTGCAGTCCGGTCAGAGAATGGGATGGTGAGG GTGAACAACCACCGCTCGCGCCTCCCCATCTCCCTCTCCCATGGGAAGCTCCGCATCCATCAGAAGGGTAAATCCATGCTGATCCAATCAAGTTTCAACCTGAAGGTCCTCTACAACTGGGATGATCATGTGGTGGTCAAACTTCCGGCTGCTCTTTCTGGAAAAGTCTGTGGGATGTGTGGGAACAACAATGGAGACCCCCAAGATGACGCTCTCACTCCTGATGGGAAACAGGTGTGGGATATTGTGGAGCTGGGGCGGAGCTGGAAGGTGACCAGTGAGAGTGGCCACTGCCAGGACACCTGCGTTGGGGACTGTGGGCGGTGCAGATGGCAGCAGGTGCTGGTATACAAGGCAGAGACCTGGTGTGGGATGCTGTCCCAACACTCTGGGCCATTCCGGTCATGTCATGGCACTGTCAGTCCCAATATCTATGTGAAGAACTGTATCTACGACCTGTGTGCCAATGAGGGGCGTCTCGATGCACTGTGCCACGCCCTCCAGATCTATGCTGACGACTGCCAGGAGGAGGGGATCAGCGTTTCCGACTGGAGGACAGCAGCGGGATGTC CTCTCACTTGCCCACCCAACAGCACCTACAGCACCTGTGGCCTCGCCTGCCCCCCCACCTGCAACGTTCCCGCTGTGTCGTCCAGCTGTGCCACCGCCACCACCTGCACGGACACCTGTGTGTGCCACGAGGGCCTTGTCCTTGAAGCCAACACCTGCGTCCCCCCCTCTGAAAGTGGCTGCATCTTTCAGGGTCTCTTCCATGGCCTTGGTGAGGAattttggggtgacctcaccTGCACCCAGCGCTGCGTGTGTGACACGGAGCAGCGGCAGGCGGTGTGCCGGGATTCTGGTTGCGGCACCGAGGAGGAATGCCGGGTGGAGAAGGGAATCCAGGATTGTTATCCCAAAATTTTTGGGGTCTGCACCGCTGTTGGAGCCACCCACTACGAGACCTTTGATGGCAAGAGGTTCATCTTCCAGGGAACATGTGTCTACCTGTTGGTTGGATTGTGTGAGGACACCCAAAATTTGGTAGGATTCCAGGTGTTGGTGCAGAATGGCCACCAGAGTGACAACCTCATGTCATCCATCGCCGTGGTGACAGTCAAAGTCTACAACAAAACCATCAGCATCAGCAGGGAACACCCTGGAAAAATCATG ATTGATGAGCAGTTGGTCAACCTCCCGTATCACTACAGTGAAAGGAAGATTGTTATCTATCGTGATGGGCAGGATGCAGTGGTAGAGACCAATTTTGGCCTCGTTGTCACCTACGACTGGTACAGCCACGTCACCGCCATGGTGCCCAGTGGCTTTGCCAATGCCTTGTGTGGGCTCTGCGGGAACTACAACGGTGCTGCCAGCGACGACATGATGATGAGGAACAACCAGGTGACATCAGACCCAGATGCCTTcgggagcagctggaaggtCACAGACGTCCCAGGATGTGGTGAGAGGTCAACAGTGGAATGTTCCAGCACTGTCGCACTTTCCCGGCTGCAGCAGGAAGTATCTGGGATGGGGtgtgaaattattttggaagcAGATGGACCCTTTGGAGCATGTCATGGTCATGTTGATGCCCACCAGTACTTCCAGAGCTGCATGCATGactcctgcctcttccctgaTCAGGAAGAAGGGATGTGTCCAATCATTGCCCGCTACGCCACCGCATGCCAGGCTGCTGGTGTGTCCATCGGAAGGTGGAGGACGGATAATTTCTGCT ATATTCCCTGTCCTTCCAACAGCTCCTACGAGCTCTGCTCCCACACCTGCCAGCACACCTGCGGTACTGACTCCACCACATGCCCACGGCGGTGCCGCGAGGGCTGCGTGTGTCAGGACGGCTTCATGCTCAGTGGCGATGAGTGCGTCCCCATGTCCcactgtggctgcagccaccacgGAGTCTACTACAAAGAGGGGGAGACATTCTACCCCACAgagcaggagatgtgccagTGCCTCTCCGGTGGCACTGTGGAGTGCCAAAATACTTCCTGTCCTAATGGTGGCCCTGGGAAGGTCATTGATGGTGTCTTCCAGTGTCCCTCTCAGGTGTCTAGCACCTGCGTAGCCACAGGTGACTGCACCTATATCACCTTTGATGGGATGGTCTTCAACATCACTGGTACCTGCTCCTATGTCCTCACCCAGACCTGCACAGGTGACAACTTGACATCATTTATTGTCACAATTCAGAAGGAGGCACGGCAGAAGGGGAAGGTCTCCAGGATCCAAGCGTTGTCTGTGGAAGTCTATGGGGTCATCTTGACCTTGAAACAAGGAAAAGGGGCAGATGTCATG GTGGATTCCATCTCCCACCACCTCCCCACCATCCTGAGGGAGGGACAGGTCCAGGTCTACCCACATGGGACAGGTGTCCTGCTCCGCACTGACTTTGGCCTCGTTGTCCACTATGACCTCGTCCAGCACGTGATGATCACGGTGCCCCAGATCTACATGGGGCACTTGCGTGGCCTCTGTGGCAACTACAATGGCCAGCGCAGTGATGATTTCCAGCTCTCCAGTGGCCAGCTGGCTCCAGATGCGACAGCCTTTGGATCCGCATGGAAAACAATGGACACACCTTGCAATGACACCTGTCCCAAGGATGAGTGTCCCACctgcacagaggaaaaagtgGCAATCCTCCAAAAACCCAACTACTGTGGCCTCCTCATGGCCCCCGAAGGTCCCTTTGGCTCTTGCCATCGCATCATTGACCCAATCCCGTATTCCCAATCCTGCATCCATGACCTCTGTATGACTGGAGGGGACATGCATGTCCTGTGCCAGAGTATCCAGAGCTATGTCACCGCATGCCAAGATGCTGGAGTCACTGTGGGGGGTTGGAGGACGCCATCCTTCTGCC CCCTCACCTGCCCGGCCAACAGCACCTACTCCCTTTGCACCAACACCTGCGCCAACACCTGTGCCGGAAATGCCACCACCTGTCCCCAGACCTGTGCAGAGGGCTGCCAGTGCCACCAGGGCTCCGTCTTTGATGGACAGGGATGCGTTCCCGAGGAGCACTGTGGATgcttcagggatggggaataCTATAAG ccccatgaGATGCTTTTCTGGGATCGCTGCCAGCGCCGCTGCACCTGTGTCCCTGGTCAGGGCCTTACCTGCCATGACCATGCTTGCACTGAGGACGAATCCTGCGAAATCCGGGAAGGCATCTTGGGATGCATCaataaaa acccctgcaaGTCCCTGCGCTGCCGCCCCAAGGAGCGCTGTCGGCCCCGCGGTGCCCAATCCCAGTGCATCCCGGCTCTGGTCGCCACGTGCTGGGCTTGGGGTGACCCACACTTCCGCACCTTCGATGGCCTTGACTTCGACTTCCAAGGAACCTGCACCTACACCATGGCTGAATCCCATGGGAATGACCCTGGGCTGGTGCCCTTCAGGGTCGAGGCCAAGAATGACATCCGTGGTGGAATCCAATCTGTGTCCTATGTTTCCTTGGTCAATGTTGATGTCTATGGACAACGCATCTCCTTCCGCCGGAATGAAGATGGAAAAGTCCGG GTGAACGGGGAGGTGACGCTGCTCCCGGTGCTCCTGGCAGACGGGAAGCTGAGGGTCCGTCCCAGTGGGCTTCGTGTTGCTCTGGAGACAGATTTTGGTCTCCGGGTCTCCTATGACTGGAACTGGCACCTCCTGATCGACCTCCCCAGCAGCTACTTCCGCCATGTCCGTGGCCTCTGTGGGAATTTCAATCTCAAGCCCCTCGACGACATCCCCGAGGCTGGTGACAACATCACCGCCATTGTGACATGGGccaaaagctggaaaagtgcTGACTCTGAGGCTGACGACCCGATTTGTTGGGATTATTGCGATGGAACATGCCCAGTGTGTGATGAGGAGAAGAAGGAACTTTATGGTGGGAACCACTATTGTGGGatcttaaaaaaatccttccaggGGCCCTTCAGAGCATGTCACAACATAGTGAAGCCTCACGACTTTTATCGTAACTGCCTGTCTGACCTGTGCCTGAGCAATGGGGCGAGGTCAATCCTCTGCCAGGTGCTGGAGACGTACGCGGCAACATGTCAGAAGCATGGGGCCATGGTCCATGACTGGAGGACACCATCGGGATGCC CCTTACCTTGCCCTGAAAACAGCCACTATGAGTCCTGTGGCAACGCCTGTCCGGCCACCTGCTCCAACCGAGACAGTCCAGCCACCTGTGACCAGCCCTGCGTGGAGACCTGTGCCTGTAACACTGGCCACGTGCTCAGCGGCGGGCAGTGCGTGCCGGTGTCCCGCTGTGGCTGCACCCGCGACGGCCGCTACTACCGCCCTGGCGAGGAGTTCTGGGGTGATGACACCTGTCGCTCCAGGTGCAGGtgtgacacagagctgggaatggtgGTGTGCGAGGACTCGGGGTGTAAGCCGGGTGAGGTGTGCACGGTGGTGAAGGGAGTGCGGCAGTGCACAGCCAACAGCCGGTCTATCTGCGTGGCCACCGGTGACCCCCACTACACCACCTTCGATGGGCGCCGCTTTGACTTCATGGGTACCTGTGTCTACCTGttggctgggctctgctccactgACCCCACCCTCATCCcctttgctgtcactgtggAGAACAATCACCGTGGCAGCCACCTGGTCTCCTTCACCAAGGTGGTCACCGTGGAGGTGTACAACATGTCCCTCAGCCTCAGCCAGGAACATCCCCAGAAGGTCAAG GTCAATGGTGTCCTGTTGGACCTTCCCTTCACCCACAACCACCAGATCCAGGTGTCCCTCCGTGGTGTCCACGGCTTCATCACCACTGACGCGGGTGTCACTGTCACTTTTGACTGGTACAGCTATGCCCGTGTCATCATCCCCAACACCTACGCTGGCGCTGTCTGCGGCCTCTGTGGCAACGCCAATGGGGACCCCCACGACGACTTTGTCACCCGTGATGGCCACCATGCTGACAATGAGACCCACCTGGGCGATAGCTGGAAGGTCAGCGATGTCCCTGGGTGCTCACCTGGGTGCAGCAAGGGCTGCCAGGTGTGCAGCGACGCCCAAAAACGTGCCTACCGTGGGGACAAGCACTGTGGGCTGCTGGGGAAGAAACGGGGGCCCTTTGCCGCCTGCCACGACGTCATCGACCCCGCCCCTTATTTGGATGACTGTCTCTTTGACGCCTGCCTGTACGAGGGGCACCAGGACACCGTGTGCCAGGCCATTGGTGCCTATGTTGCTGCTTGCCAGAGCCAGGGCGCTGCTGTGCGGCCATGGCGCACGGCCGCCTTCTGCA GCCCCGTGTGCCCCCCAAACCAGCACTATGAGCTCTGtggctccccctgcccccccaccTGCCAAGGTGAAGCTGGACCCCAGGACTGCTCTGATGCCTCCACATGCTCCGAAGGTTGTTTCTGCGATCCCGGATTTTTCCGGAGTGGGGATCACTGCGTGCCCCTCCCCCAgtgtggctgtgttttggaggGCCGCTACTACCCTCAGGGAGTGCAGTTTTACCCCGAGCCCCCCTGCACCCAGCGCTGCGTCTGCTCTGAAAATGGGGGGCTGGAGTGTCACCCcgctccaggctgctccagggacGAGGAATGCACAGTGCGGGATGGGGTGCTGGGGTGTCACCCCCGCACCTGCAGACAGTGCCAGGTTTTGGGGGCAGGGGCTTACAGCACCTTCGATGGGCACctggggagttttgggggaTCCTGCACCCTCCCGCTGCTGGAGTTGGAGAGGGGTGAGcctgaggaggagctggagcccaTCACGGTGGCCTTGGAGCAGGAGGATGTGGAGGTGCAGCGGGTGACGGTGATGGCGCACGGGGTGACTGTGGTGATGCacaggggacagcagtgggaGGTGATG GTGGATGGCGAGCGCCACTTGCTGCCGCTGTGGCTGCGGGGGGGCGCGGTGGGGGTGGCGCAGGTGGGGTCCCACCGGCTGCTCCAGGTCCAGGGGGGCCCCAAAATCCTCTACGACGGCAAGGCGTATGTGGTGCTGACGCTGCCCCCCCCgtcccgccgcccccggggccTCTGCGGCAACTTCAACGGGGACCCCAACGACGACGGCCCCGAtgggggggctctgggcaggCCCCCCCCGAACTGCACCCACCTGGTGCCcgcccccagctgctccccggCCCAGGCGCGGCGCTGCGCGGTGCTGGCGGACCCCGAAGGACCCTTTGCGGGGTGTCACGGGGTGGTTCCGCCCCGCACGTACCTGGTGACCTGCGAGCACCAGGTGTGCAGGGTGGGGGGCGACCCCTGCCCCGGCTTTCAGGGCTATGCAGCCGCGTGCCAGGCAGCCGGAGGTGCGCTCCGGGAGTGGCGGGAGGCCACGGGTTGCC ccctcacCTGTCCCCCCAAGAGCCGCTACCAGCTGTGTGCCCGCACCTGTGAGCACACCTGCGCAGGTGTGTCGGCCCCGCCCCCCTGCAGCGAGCGCTGCTTTGAGGGGTGTCAGTGCGCCGAGGGGCTGCTGTTCGACGGGGCCCGCTGCGTCCTCCCGGGGACCTGCGGCTGCCTCCACCAGGGGCGCTACTTCCAG ATTGCCGAGACCGTCCTGACTCCTGACTGCTCCCAGTCCTGCACCTGCCGGGGGCCCGGGGGCCTCCAGTGCCGCCCCTTCACTTGTCCCTTTGGCCACACCTGCGGCCTCCGTGACGGCACCCGCGCCTGCATCGCACGCCCGGGGCGCTGCgccctgtcccctgccaccCGCTTCGTCACCTTTGACGGCGTCACCGGGGCCACCCTGGCCACCGGCATCTACGTGGTGGCCAGCGTGTGCGACCCCCAGGACCCTGCATGGTTCCGGCTGCTGGGGGACGTCAGGGACATTGGGGACCAGCCAGCAGTGGTGGCACTTCACCTCTTCACCCCCCACAGCTTCATCACTGTGCGGAGGGACAGGAAGGTCTGG CTCAACGGGgtccccacccccctccccgcGGAGCTCCCGGGACCGCTGACCATCACAGAGACACGCACGACCCTCCGGATCAGCCGAATCCCGGGATTTCTGGTGGAACTGGGCGCCGCGGGGGTGACGGtggaggtgcccagggaagcGCGGGCGACGCTCTGTGGCCTCTGCGGCGACTACGACGGTGCCACCAGCAACGACCTGCGAGGGCCCGACGGGAAGGTGACGAGCGACGCGCAGGCACTGGCCAAGGCCTGGCGGGCGCCCGACTTCACCCAG TGA